A genomic window from Pyxicephalus adspersus chromosome 2, UCB_Pads_2.0, whole genome shotgun sequence includes:
- the LOC140324719 gene encoding low molecular weight neuronal intermediate filament-like: MTSRDLYTSSYKKIFGDAPRSSSYLYTSSSRSPQAYKPRDTYTNISSYRKISRSPASHLSSIPQDHFDLSQSTALSNELKIVRTNEKEQLQGLNDRFVTYIEKVHQLDQQNKLLESEVTLLRQKQSEPSRLSQVYEQEIRELRSRLEEQLHEKDQAQLDCQQLENYAHQLQEKLAQESAKRQEAEEAMKDIRKDVDQATLDRLQLEKKVEALLDELAFLRKVHEEEVAELQAAVTEAQVTVEMDAVNKPDLTAALKEIRMQYEVLSTRNQQMAEEWYQTKITNVTQEAARNNDNIRQVKEEINEYRRQLQARTLEVDALRSANESLERQLQETEDRNNEEIGQMQETINQLDNALRSTKAEMARHLREYQDLLNVKMALDIEIAAYRKLLEGEETRLTTVGGSSMFGIGYPYSSGSYSGGRSYHSSTISIHKEEKKESSDGGKGGSPVQPKPPKSGDASSEKTTSKN, from the exons ATGACTTCCAGGGATCTCTACACTTCTTCCTACAAGAAGATCTTTGGGGATGCTCCTAGGTCCTCCAGCTATCTATATACTTCTAGCTCCAGGTCACCCCAAGCCTACAAACCCAGAGACACCTACACCAACATCTCATCCTATAGGAAGATCAGCAGGTCCCCTGCCAGCCATCTCTCCTCCATCCCTCAAGATCACTTTGACTTGTCCCAATCCACTGCCCTGAGCAATGAGTTGAAGATTGTCAGGACAAATGAGAAGGAACAGCTGCAAGGTCTCAATGACAGATTTGTCACCTACATTGAGAAGGTCCACCAGCTTGACCAGCAGAATAAGTTGTTGGAGTCAGAGGTGACCTTGTTGAGGCAGAAGCAATCAGAACCTTCAAGGTTGAGCCAGGTTTATGAGCAGGAGATCAGGGAGCTGAGATCCAGGCTTGAGGAACAACTTCATGAGAAGGATCAGGCTCAGCTGGACTGCCAACAGTTGGAGAATTATGCCCATCAGCTGCAGGAGAAGCTGGCCCAAGAATCTGCCAAGAGGCAAGAAGCTGAAGAGGCCATGAAGGACATCAGGAAAGATGTGGACCAGGCCACCCTGGACCGCCTGCAGCTGGAGAAGAAAGTGGAGGCTCTGTTGGATGAGTTGGCTTTCCTGCGCAAGGTCCATGAGGAAGAAGTGGCTGAGCTCCAGGCTGCAGTGACAGAGGCTCAG GTCACTGTGGAGATGGATGCAGTCAATAAACCAGATCTTACAGCTGCTCTGAAAGAAATCCGCATGCAGTATGAGGTCCTGTCCACCCGCAATCAGCAGATGGCTGAGGAGTGGTACCAGACCAAGATTACCAACGTTACCCAGGAAGCAGCCCGAAACAATGATAACATTCGCCAGGTCAAAGAGGAGATCAATGAGTATCGGAGACAGCTGCAGGCCCGAACCCTGGAGGTTGATGCACTGCGCAGTGCTAATGAGTCTCTAGAGAGGCAACTGCAGGAAACTGAGGACAGGAACAATGAAGAAATTGGCCAAATGCAG GAAACCATCAACCAGCTTGACAATGCTCTAAGATCCACCAAGGCTGAGATGGCTCGTCACCTAAGGGAATACCAGGATCTTCTTAATGTCAAGATGGCTTTGGACATTGAAATAGCAGCATACAG GAAACTCCTGGAAGGGGAAGAGACACGTCTAACCACTGTAGGAGGAAGTAGCATGTTTGGCATTGGCTACCCATACTCTTCTGGTTCTTATTCTGGGGGCAGGAGTTACCACTCAAGCACAATCTCCATCcacaaagaagagaaaaaagagtcATCTGATGGTGGAAAGGGAGGGTCTCCTGTCCAGCCCAAGCCACCAAAATCAGGAGATGCCTCCTCAGAAAAGACCACCTCCAAAAACTGA